AAGCATCCAGCTGCAAGCAAGCAGAGCAAAAAAGAAAGGCAGCGATGGGAAGGAAGAAGatgctggtgcctggtggcatCCATCCATTCCAGCTGCCGCTGCCGGTGTACGTACCCAATGGCTAACGCAACTAGTGGTAAATGAAATAGGCACTGCATGCCAACCAGAAGCAGGAGGAGGTAGCGTGAGTCTTACCCGCCCAACCACCGAAAGCGCTCCCCACTCCGTTCTTCTCACGCCCAACCCCGCCTACAAGTCTATCACTCATACTGAGCTCCGCTTCCTCCAACAGACAAAGCTAAgcaaccctctcccttcccttccctccccTCCTGCACACACGCTCCCACACTCTCCCGGTCGGTCGCGGATCACGGTTTCGGGCATCGGATCATCAGGCCATGTCTTGCTTCGGCGCCGCCATGCCAACGACGACGGGCGGCACCTACCACTACTCGTCCTCGTCGTCGGGGCGGCCGGGCGGCGGCAGGAGGCCGTGGCGCGCCAAGTGCGTCGGCATCGCGGCGGCCGTTGGGTCCAGGCTCCGGAGGTCGGTCATCGGGGGCGTCGACGTTTGCCGACGTCGGCGCACGGCGTCCTCCGTGCACTACTCGCAGAGCGGGtggtgccaccaccaccaccaacggaGCTTCGCGCCGGTCTACGTCGACGACCTCTACAGCCACCACCAGCTGCAGCTGCCAGCGGCCAAGGCCCTCCGCGGCGTCGTGCAGCAGGATGAGCCGAGCACCAGCGCCCGGGACAAGCTGGCGATGCCGGCGGCTGCAGCACCCGCGCACGCCGCCGCTGCCAGTGCCGCGGGCAGCAAGGCCACCACTGCCAGCGCTGGCAAGCAGCAGCAGGCGCGCGCCATGGCGGCGGGCGTCGGCGCGATGAGGAACGTGCTGCTGCGGAGCCCTGGAAGAGTCGGCGGCGGAGGCGTGCTCGGGGTGGTGAAGGGGATGGGGGAGGTGGACCTCAGGGCCGAGCTCTTCATCCGCAAGTTCAGGGAGGACATGCGGCTGCAGAGCCagcgctcggcggaggagttccAGGCCATGCTCGCAAGAGGCCTATGACATGGACATGACATCCTTCTTAATTATTAGCATAGGGGATTGGTTAAAGGTGTAAGCTAGTTTGGATTTGTGATTTGGTCAAAAGAAGTAGATTTAGGTCCTAGATTAGTAGATATAGATGATCAGTCACGGTGTGCTAATGTAAACTCTGTTAGTGGCTTTGGTTGAGAGGTTGGTTTCCTTCGTGTTCTAGATGTAGATACAGGATTGCTCCATTCATCGGTGGCGTCTCGCTTGTGTAATAATAATGTGTACATACAAAAAAaagatgtaaatatatatatatatatatgtatccaTGTCCACAGGTTGATCTGGTTACACCTGAACCGCGTGACAAAATATAGAACTGTTCGGGCTTTGGATGACCCTGGTGCCTCACCAGTTATCCAAGATTCGAGCGAACTGGTGACCAACAAAACAACAAAGCATACAGCACACCCAAAATGAAAAGAAATAAGAAACCACACAAACTCATGCACACGTACTCATTCTGCTCTCGTCAACTGTTCCTCACGGACTAAAATTTTGGCAGCTTACAAATAGGGATGCCATTCGTTTTGCACATCAATCGTCACAAATACCAAAACTATGGAAGCAAGGATTCTGATTATCAGAAAATTGTGGCATTATACATTTTCAACACGCAGCTTGTAAAAAGTGTAGCCAGGTTTTACATTCTACTAGATCACATCACCATCCTGGTCTGGACAGGCATAGCCATCTTACAATTACACAACATCGCTGCAAGGCAGGGTGCAACCAATGTGATACAGCAGCGCGAACATTTTACCACACTTCACTTGAGAAAAGCTCTCATAGGATCGTCGTGGTGAATCTTCGTCATACGGTAGGCCTCCATGTCTTCTACAGTAACCTGATCGTCAAAGTGCACGTTATacttcctcttcttctcatccCTCTCCTCCTCTTTCCCCCTTACCCTTGCTTTCTCCTACAGGATTAAAACCAAGCTTCAGCGTGGAAATTATATGAACAAAAAAATACCAAAGGTCAAATACAAGACACTGACCTTCTTTAGAGATTCTGCAAGCTTCTTCGGATCAAGAACAAGATCCTGAGGCACATCAGTTCCCCAAGTGGCTAATCGCTTTTCTTCATGTTGTACAGGTACATCTGCATTGAACAATTTTCAAGTTAATGCAATGCATAACGGTGGTCGCGCATGGGTAATTAAATCAAGTGGTGAGTCATCTCATTTAAACAAGTTTATTCATTAACAAAAAACAAATTGCACCTAGCTATATTTGCATCTTATTGTCTGCTTCAACTTATATCTTGAAGGAAGCCAGCatgaaagtatgaaactaacaagACCTGAGACCTCAGTACCTCACACTAACTTTAACAATACACTGTTCACATAATTAGGAGAATAGTTAACTGGTTGCAAATAAAACTGGCACTTAGGTGTGATGTCATGCTTGATAAAAAGCTAGCACCAATTATGATTTTATCAATGGCAGGTGCGAATTTTTGAACAGGTAAAGGTTTACTCGATGGCACCAATTATCCTACACCCAATGCAAGTTGTCcagatataaataaataaaaagaagtaTTTTCTCGACAAAATACCTTCTGCGGCCTCCTTGCGGGCCATATTGGCCTTCATTAGATCTGCTGATGCCTCAGCAGCTTCTATTCCAGCCAAACCTGTGCAGTAACTATTCTTGATAGTCTGCTTGCAGCACTTGTAGCCCCATTGATGATCTTTCCACCATGAACCCCACACGGTCGTGTGATTATTAATGAATACATCCTCTTCGTATTTGCTCTTGGGA
This DNA window, taken from Miscanthus floridulus cultivar M001 chromosome 13, ASM1932011v1, whole genome shotgun sequence, encodes the following:
- the LOC136500896 gene encoding uncharacterized protein, translating into MSCFGAAMPTTTGGTYHYSSSSSGRPGGGRRPWRAKCVGIAAAVGSRLRRSVIGGVDVCRRRRTASSVHYSQSGWCHHHHQRSFAPVYVDDLYSHHQLQLPAAKALRGVVQQDEPSTSARDKLAMPAAAAPAHAAAASAAGSKATTASAGKQQQARAMAAGVGAMRNVLLRSPGRVGGGGVLGVVKGMGEVDLRAELFIRKFREDMRLQSQRSAEEFQAMLARGL